From the Paenibacillus sp. R14(2021) genome, the window TCTTCCTTACGCACCGGACGTTTCTCCTGAATCTCGCTGCTGCCGCCGGATTCCGTCTGGCCCTTAGCAACCTCTTGTCGCTCTAGGTTGTTCTCGACATGGGCCTTCATGATGTATTTTGTGACTTCTTCTTGAATATTCTCGATCATTTCCTTGAACATCTCGAAGCCTTCGAACTGATATTCACGAAGCGGATCTGTACCGCCGTAAGCACGAAGGTGAATCCCCTGACGAAGCTGATCCATCGCATCGATGTGGTCCATCCACTTGCTGTCTACCGCGCGCAGCACGACAACCTTCTCGAATTCGCGCATGGTTTCCAAGCCGATTTCCTCTTCGCGCTGATCGTACAGGCCGTTGACCTTCTCGTAGAGAAAGTCAATGATTTCCTGCGGTTCCTTGCCCCACAGATCATCCTTCGTAATCATCTCTTCGTTCAGGAAGTTCGCTTCCGCAAAATCCACGACCTCTTGCAATTCCCAGTTCTCCGGAATTTCGTCAGCCGGACAATGCGCTTCCACGATCTTGGTAATGACCGGTTTGATCATCTCCAGCACGATGTCGCGGATATTCTCCGAGAACAGCACCTCGCGGCGCTGCTTGTAAATAATTTCACGCTGCTGGTTCATGACATCGTCGTACTGCAGGACGATACGGCGTTGATCGAAGTTGTTGCCTTCCACTCGTTTCTGCGCGGATTCGATGGCACGGGAGATTAAACGGCTCTCAATCGGCTGATCCTCTTCGAAGCCCAGCTTCTCCATCATGCCCATAATGTTCTCAGAGCCGAAGCGGCGCATGAGGTCATCTTCCAAGGACAGATAGAATTGCGAGGAGCCCGGGTCGCCCTGACGTCCCGCACGACCGCGCAGCTGGTTATCAATACGGCGGCTCTCATGGCGCTCCGTACCGATAATATGCAGACCGCCAAGATCGCCAACGGACTCTTCCAGCAAAATATCCGTACCGCGGCCTGCCATGTTCGTCGCGATCGTAACTGCGTCCGATTGACCTGCGCGCGAAATAATTTCTGCCTCTTCCGCATGGTACTTCGCGTTCAAGACTTTGTGCTGTACGCCGCGTTTCTTCAGCAATTCGGACAGCTTCTCGGAGTTCTCAATGGACACCGTACCCACAAGAACAGGCTGTTTGTTCGCGTGGCGCTTCACGATCTCTTCGACAACGGCTTTGAATTTGCCGTTCTCGGTTTTATACACGACATCGGCAATGTCGTTACGGATATTTTTCCGGTTCGTCGGGACTTGAATAACTTCGAGACCGTAGATTTTCTTGAACTCTTCTTCCTCCGTCTTCGCCGTACCGGTCATCCCGGCCAGCTTGCGGTACATCCGGAAGTAGTTCTGGAACGTGATCGTCGCCAGCGTCATGCTTTCGTTCTGGACTTTGATCTGTTCCTTCGCTTCAATGGCTTGGTGCAGCCCGTCGCTGTAACGGCGGCCTGCCATCAGACGGCCCGTGAACTCGTCGACGATGACGACTTCTTCTTCTTGCACGACGTAGTCCACGTCGCGCTTCATAATAACATGCGCTTTAAGCGCTTGTTGAATGTGGTGATTGATCAGAATATTGGCATGATCGTACAAGTTCTCGATGCTAAAGGCTTTCTCAGCTTTCTCGACGCCTGCATCCGTCAACATTACCGAACGCATCTTAATATCTACGGTGAAATCATCTTCTTCTTTCAGACGCTGTACGAACCGGTCCGCGGCAAAATACATCTCCGTCGACTTGGCGGCTTGCCCGGAAATAATAAGCGGTGTACGCGCTTCGTCGACGAGAATGGAGTCCACTTCGTCAATGATAGAGAAATAAAGCGGACGCTGTACCATCTGTTCCTTATACAGCACCATGTTGTCGCGCAGGTAATCGAATCCGAATTCGTTGTTCGTTCCATATGTGATGTCGCATGCATATGCAGCTTGCTTCTCGTCATGCGAGAGGCCGTGCAGGTTGCAGCCGACGGTTAAACCTAAAAATTGATACAGCTGGCCCATCTGCTCGCTGTCACGAGTAGCAAGGTAATCATTGACGGTAACGACGTGAACGCCTCTGCCCAGCAGCGCATTCAAATACACGGCCAGCGTTGCCACAAGCGTCTTACCTTCACCTGTTTTCATCTCGGCAATTTGCCCTT encodes:
- the secA gene encoding preprotein translocase subunit SecA translates to MLGLVKKLFGDANEREIKRLLRTVEEINGLEPQIAQLSDEGLRDKTTEFKSRLEQGEDIDALLPEAFAVVREASKRVLDKRHYDVQLIGGMVLHEGQIAEMKTGEGKTLVATLAVYLNALLGRGVHVVTVNDYLATRDSEQMGQLYQFLGLTVGCNLHGLSHDEKQAAYACDITYGTNNEFGFDYLRDNMVLYKEQMVQRPLYFSIIDEVDSILVDEARTPLIISGQAAKSTEMYFAADRFVQRLKEEDDFTVDIKMRSVMLTDAGVEKAEKAFSIENLYDHANILINHHIQQALKAHVIMKRDVDYVVQEEEVVIVDEFTGRLMAGRRYSDGLHQAIEAKEQIKVQNESMTLATITFQNYFRMYRKLAGMTGTAKTEEEEFKKIYGLEVIQVPTNRKNIRNDIADVVYKTENGKFKAVVEEIVKRHANKQPVLVGTVSIENSEKLSELLKKRGVQHKVLNAKYHAEEAEIISRAGQSDAVTIATNMAGRGTDILLEESVGDLGGLHIIGTERHESRRIDNQLRGRAGRQGDPGSSQFYLSLEDDLMRRFGSENIMGMMEKLGFEEDQPIESRLISRAIESAQKRVEGNNFDQRRIVLQYDDVMNQQREIIYKQRREVLFSENIRDIVLEMIKPVITKIVEAHCPADEIPENWELQEVVDFAEANFLNEEMITKDDLWGKEPQEIIDFLYEKVNGLYDQREEEIGLETMREFEKVVVLRAVDSKWMDHIDAMDQLRQGIHLRAYGGTDPLREYQFEGFEMFKEMIENIQEEVTKYIMKAHVENNLERQEVAKGQTESGGSSEIQEKRPVRKEERVRRNDPCPCGSGKKYKQCHGQ